From one Rhodovulum sp. ES.010 genomic stretch:
- a CDS encoding TIGR01459 family HAD-type hydrolase: MTRIIDRLDEVSGRYDALFVDLWGCLHNGREAFPAAVSALQRYKAGGGAVVLLTNAPRPREDVEAQLARLEVPRDCWDSIATSGDAARAAMLRGAVGRKVWYMGTEADLTFFEPLHIIEDPVAVERVSLDEAEGIVCTGPFDTHADPAELRPQLLFAKQKGLKLLCANPDLVVDRGEVREYCAGAVARLYEEMGGESLYFGKPQPAIYDLARQRLAEVADVPEHAILCIGDGIATDIRGALGEDLDSLFVTGGLAAAETRTTRDPNPAALSAYLSREMASPTYAMGFLR; encoded by the coding sequence ATGACCCGGATCATCGACCGCCTCGACGAGGTGTCGGGCCGCTACGATGCGCTTTTCGTCGACCTCTGGGGGTGCCTGCATAACGGGCGCGAAGCGTTCCCCGCGGCGGTCTCCGCGCTGCAGCGCTACAAGGCCGGCGGGGGCGCGGTGGTGCTGCTGACCAACGCGCCGCGGCCGCGCGAGGACGTCGAGGCGCAACTCGCCCGGCTGGAGGTGCCGCGCGATTGCTGGGACAGCATCGCCACCTCGGGCGACGCGGCGCGGGCGGCGATGTTGCGCGGCGCGGTCGGGCGCAAGGTCTGGTACATGGGAACGGAAGCCGACCTCACGTTCTTCGAGCCGCTGCATATCATCGAGGACCCGGTGGCGGTCGAGCGCGTGTCGCTCGACGAGGCCGAGGGAATCGTCTGCACCGGCCCGTTCGACACCCATGCCGACCCGGCCGAGCTGCGCCCGCAATTGCTGTTCGCCAAGCAGAAGGGGCTGAAGCTTCTCTGCGCGAATCCCGACCTCGTGGTGGACCGGGGCGAGGTGCGCGAATACTGCGCCGGCGCGGTGGCGCGGCTTTACGAGGAGATGGGCGGCGAGAGCCTGTATTTCGGCAAACCCCAGCCCGCGATCTACGACCTCGCCCGGCAGCGCCTGGCCGAGGTCGCCGACGTCCCCGAGCACGCGATTCTCTGCATCGGCGACGGGATCGCAACCGATATCCGCGGCGCGCTTGGCGAGGACCTCGATTCGCTGTTCGTCACCGGCGGGCTCGCGGCGGCCGAAACCCGCACGACCCGCGACCCGAACCCCGCCGCGCTGTCGGCCTACCTGTCGCGCGAGATGGCCAGCCCGACCTACGCGATGGGCTTTCTGCGCTGA
- a CDS encoding MaoC family dehydratase yields the protein MLDNMPRGTICIEDLEIGMIRHLRKEVTDRDIELFAEVSTDRNPVHLDEDYAMETIFEGRIAHGMLTAGLISAVIGEQLPGHGTIYMGQSLKFLAPVRPGDVVVAEVEVVAIDYGKRRVTLDTRCLVDGKPVLKGEATVLAPTKKFD from the coding sequence ATGCTGGACAACATGCCACGCGGAACGATTTGCATCGAGGACCTCGAGATCGGCATGATCCGCCATCTCAGGAAAGAGGTCACCGACCGGGATATCGAGCTTTTCGCCGAGGTGTCGACCGACCGGAACCCGGTGCATCTGGACGAAGACTACGCGATGGAGACCATCTTCGAGGGCCGCATTGCGCACGGGATGCTGACCGCGGGGCTGATCTCGGCGGTGATCGGCGAGCAGTTGCCCGGCCACGGCACGATCTACATGGGCCAGAGCCTGAAATTCCTCGCCCCCGTGCGCCCCGGCGACGTGGTGGTGGCCGAGGTCGAGGTGGTGGCCATCGACTACGGAAAGCGCCGGGTCACGCTGGACACCCGCTGCCTTGTCGACGGCAAGCCGGTGCTCAAGGGCGAGGCCACGGTTCTGGCGCCGACCAAGAAATTCGATTGA
- a CDS encoding bifunctional riboflavin kinase/FAD synthetase: MQTFTTWAGAPHGERAAVAAIGNFDGVHLGHRAVIEAARAEAERHGVPLGVLTFEPHPREYFTPDAAPFRLMNAEARANRLAKLGIDHLYVLPFDAKLAGLTPEAFAREVLHEGLGLSHVMVGRDFCFGKGRTGNVADLKRFGDDLGFRVTSVDLLANDGVEVSSTAIRGALTDGRPGDAARMLGHWHRIEGEVLHGDARGRALGYPTANMSTHGLHRPRFGVYAVKVDVLSGPHAGSYDAAASIGVRPMFGENVPNCETYLFDFEGDLYGTHLSVALVEFLRDELRFDSLNALVDQMDRDCARAREILAQEPPIPWRP, encoded by the coding sequence ATGCAGACCTTCACCACATGGGCCGGCGCCCCCCATGGCGAACGCGCGGCGGTGGCCGCGATCGGCAATTTCGACGGGGTGCACCTGGGCCACCGCGCGGTCATCGAGGCGGCGCGCGCCGAGGCCGAACGTCATGGCGTGCCGCTGGGCGTGCTGACCTTCGAGCCGCACCCGCGCGAATACTTTACCCCCGACGCCGCGCCGTTCCGGCTGATGAACGCCGAGGCGCGCGCGAACCGGCTGGCCAAGCTCGGGATCGACCACCTCTACGTGCTGCCCTTCGACGCCAAGCTCGCGGGGCTCACGCCCGAAGCCTTCGCCCGCGAGGTGCTGCACGAGGGGCTGGGCCTGAGCCATGTGATGGTCGGGCGCGACTTCTGCTTCGGCAAGGGGCGCACGGGCAACGTGGCCGACCTCAAGCGGTTCGGCGACGACCTGGGCTTTCGGGTGACATCGGTCGACCTCTTGGCGAATGACGGGGTCGAGGTGTCGTCGACGGCGATCCGCGGGGCGCTGACCGACGGCCGGCCGGGCGACGCGGCGCGCATGCTGGGGCACTGGCACCGGATCGAGGGCGAAGTGCTGCATGGCGACGCGCGCGGGCGGGCGCTGGGCTATCCGACGGCGAACATGTCGACCCACGGGCTGCACCGGCCGCGCTTCGGGGTCTACGCGGTCAAGGTGGACGTGCTGTCCGGCCCGCATGCGGGAAGCTATGACGCGGCCGCCTCGATCGGCGTGCGGCCGATGTTCGGCGAGAACGTCCCCAATTGCGAAACCTATCTCTTCGACTTCGAGGGCGATCTTTACGGCACGCACCTGTCGGTGGCGCTGGTCGAGTTCCTGCGCGACGAGCTGCGCTTCGACAGCCTCAACGCGCTGGTGGACCAGATGGACCGCGACTGCGCGCGCGCCCGCGAAATCCTGGCCCAGGAACCGCCCATCCCCTGGCGGCCGTGA
- a CDS encoding YcgN family cysteine cluster protein has product MTDPIDRTGLRPRFWERVPLKKMTAREWEALCDGCGKCCLNKLEDADTGEVVFTRVACRLLDDETCRCAHYDVRKSIVPECVVLKPSNIAEIAYWMPATCAYRLLWEGKPLFDWHPLISDDPETVHRAGVSVRGWTVPEFDIPVEEWEDHVIEEEP; this is encoded by the coding sequence ATGACCGACCCCATCGACCGCACCGGCCTGCGCCCCCGTTTCTGGGAACGGGTGCCGCTGAAGAAGATGACCGCGCGGGAATGGGAGGCGCTCTGCGACGGCTGCGGCAAGTGCTGCCTGAACAAGCTGGAGGACGCCGATACCGGCGAAGTCGTCTTCACCCGCGTCGCCTGCCGGCTCTTGGACGACGAGACCTGCCGCTGCGCGCATTACGACGTGCGCAAATCCATCGTGCCGGAATGCGTCGTGCTGAAGCCCTCGAACATCGCCGAGATCGCCTACTGGATGCCGGCGACCTGCGCCTATCGGCTGCTGTGGGAGGGCAAGCCGCTTTTCGACTGGCACCCGCTGATCTCGGACGATCCGGAAACCGTGCACCGGGCGGGCGTATCGGTAAGGGGATGGACAGTGCCGGAGTTCGATATTCCGGTCGAGGAGTGGGAAGACCACGTGATCGAAGAGGAGCCTTGA
- a CDS encoding low specificity L-threonine aldolase codes for MHFASDNSSPVPPQVLEALIEANHGHAMPYGADHVTAEVQDRVRDAFEAPEAAVYLVATGTAANALALACLCPPWATVFCHRNAHVEEDECGAPEFYTGGAKLTLLEGADAKIAPDALERAIGFTARAGVHNVQRGAVSITNATEAGAVYTPDEVAAICGVARAAGLPVHMDGARFGNAVVRAGCTPAEMTWKAGVDVLTFGGTKNGLMGVEAVVLFDPTRAWEFELRRKRGGHLFSKHRYLSAQMAAYMKDDLWLKLAGRANEAATRLSDGLAALPGATLLHPTEANSVFAAWPREGHRRAQKDGAQYYLWPMDQTLDGPGDVPLSARLVCSWCTTDEEIDAFLALVDGGEEPDPVHVPNGNG; via the coding sequence ATGCATTTCGCCTCCGACAACAGCTCGCCCGTGCCGCCCCAGGTGCTGGAGGCGCTGATCGAGGCCAATCACGGCCACGCCATGCCCTATGGCGCCGATCACGTGACCGCGGAAGTGCAGGACAGGGTCCGCGACGCCTTCGAGGCGCCCGAGGCGGCGGTTTACCTCGTGGCCACGGGCACCGCGGCGAACGCGCTGGCGCTGGCCTGTCTCTGCCCGCCCTGGGCGACGGTCTTCTGCCACCGCAACGCCCATGTCGAAGAGGACGAATGCGGCGCGCCGGAATTCTACACCGGCGGCGCCAAGCTGACGCTGCTGGAGGGCGCCGACGCCAAGATCGCCCCGGACGCGCTGGAACGCGCCATCGGGTTCACCGCGCGAGCGGGGGTGCATAACGTGCAGCGCGGCGCGGTCTCGATCACCAACGCGACCGAGGCGGGCGCGGTCTACACGCCCGACGAGGTCGCCGCGATCTGCGGCGTGGCGCGCGCCGCCGGCCTGCCGGTACACATGGACGGCGCACGGTTCGGCAACGCGGTCGTGCGCGCCGGCTGCACACCGGCCGAGATGACCTGGAAGGCGGGCGTCGACGTCCTGACCTTCGGCGGCACCAAGAACGGGCTGATGGGGGTGGAGGCGGTGGTGCTGTTCGACCCCACCCGCGCCTGGGAGTTCGAGCTGCGGCGCAAGCGCGGCGGGCACCTGTTCTCGAAACACCGCTATCTCTCGGCGCAGATGGCGGCCTACATGAAGGACGACCTGTGGCTGAAGCTCGCGGGCCGCGCCAACGAGGCGGCGACGCGGCTGTCGGACGGGCTGGCCGCGCTGCCCGGGGCCACGCTTCTGCATCCGACCGAGGCCAATTCCGTCTTCGCCGCCTGGCCGCGCGAGGGACATCGGCGGGCGCAGAAGGACGGCGCGCAATACTATCTCTGGCCGATGGACCAAACGCTCGACGGGCCCGGCGACGTGCCGCTTTCGGCGCGGCTGGTCTGTTCGTGGTGCACCACCGACGAGGAGATCGACGCGTTCCTGGCGCTTGTCGACGGCGGCGAAGAGCCCGATCCGGTGCATGTTCCGAACGGCAACGGCTAG
- a CDS encoding 2-hydroxychromene-2-carboxylate isomerase: protein MAHIDYFFTVISPFSYLAGPRLEEIAARHGATVTYKPVDLVALFARTGGVPPAERPEGRQAYRLQEIRRQAAKRGLPVTLRPAHFPTNAAPAAYAIIAAQSAGGGDLGGLVHGLMRACWAEEKDVAGDAVIRDCLSAAGFDPALADKGLLAGAEAYAANLEEAAARGVFGAPFYITDGDERFWGQDRLEDLNLHLAGKL, encoded by the coding sequence ATGGCCCATATCGACTATTTCTTCACCGTGATCTCGCCCTTCTCCTACCTCGCGGGCCCTCGTCTGGAAGAGATCGCCGCCCGGCACGGGGCAACCGTCACCTACAAGCCCGTCGATCTCGTGGCGCTTTTCGCGCGCACCGGGGGCGTGCCGCCCGCCGAGCGGCCCGAGGGCCGGCAGGCCTACCGGCTGCAGGAGATTCGCAGGCAGGCGGCGAAGCGGGGCCTGCCCGTCACGCTCAGGCCCGCGCATTTCCCGACCAACGCGGCCCCGGCGGCCTACGCGATCATCGCGGCGCAGTCGGCGGGCGGCGGCGATCTGGGCGGGCTCGTCCACGGGCTGATGCGGGCGTGCTGGGCCGAGGAGAAAGACGTGGCCGGGGACGCGGTGATCCGCGACTGCCTGTCGGCCGCCGGGTTCGACCCCGCGCTGGCCGACAAGGGGTTGCTCGCGGGGGCCGAGGCCTATGCCGCCAACCTCGAAGAGGCGGCCGCCCGCGGCGTCTTCGGCGCGCCGTTCTACATCACCGACGGGGACGAACGGTTCTGGGGGCAGGACCGGCTGGAGGATCTCAACCTGCACCTGGCGGGCAAGCTCTGA
- a CDS encoding ribose-phosphate pyrophosphokinase → MHNIHEPKLIAGNANRPLASAIARRMSMHRGVNVSLVDARVERFNDAEIFVEVYENVRGEDMFIIQPTSNPANDNLMELMIMADALRRSSAARITAVIPYFGYARQDRRTKARTPISAKLVANLLTEAGIERVLTMDLHAAQIQGFFDIPVDNLYASPIFALDIAHKFNGLGDQITVVSPDVGGVARARELAQRIGAGLAIVDKRRSRPGEVAEMTVIGEVEGQICFIVDDLCDTAGTLCKAADKLIEAGAAEVHAYISHGVFSDPAVERISGSRLKSVVVTDSIQPTEPVAACPNIRIVPTAPLFAQAIMNIWQGTSVSSLFEHETLAPIYEGLYAPNGA, encoded by the coding sequence ATGCACAACATTCACGAACCGAAACTGATTGCGGGCAATGCCAACCGCCCGCTGGCCTCCGCCATCGCGCGGCGGATGTCGATGCACCGGGGGGTGAATGTCAGCCTCGTCGACGCGCGGGTCGAGCGGTTCAACGACGCGGAAATCTTCGTCGAGGTGTACGAGAACGTGCGCGGCGAGGACATGTTCATCATCCAGCCGACCTCGAACCCGGCGAACGACAACCTGATGGAACTGATGATCATGGCCGACGCGCTGCGCCGGTCCTCGGCGGCGCGGATCACCGCCGTGATCCCCTATTTCGGCTATGCCAGGCAGGACCGCCGCACCAAGGCGCGCACGCCGATCAGCGCGAAACTGGTCGCGAACCTGCTGACCGAAGCCGGGATCGAACGGGTGCTGACGATGGACCTGCACGCCGCCCAGATCCAGGGCTTCTTCGACATCCCCGTGGACAACCTTTACGCCTCGCCGATCTTCGCGCTCGACATCGCGCACAAGTTCAACGGCCTCGGCGACCAGATCACCGTGGTTTCGCCCGACGTGGGCGGGGTGGCCCGCGCCCGCGAACTCGCGCAGCGGATCGGGGCGGGGCTCGCCATCGTCGACAAGCGCCGGTCGCGGCCCGGCGAGGTGGCTGAGATGACGGTGATCGGCGAGGTCGAGGGCCAGATCTGCTTCATCGTCGACGACCTTTGCGACACCGCCGGCACGCTCTGCAAGGCCGCCGACAAGCTGATCGAGGCGGGCGCGGCGGAAGTCCATGCCTATATCAGCCACGGCGTGTTCTCGGACCCCGCGGTTGAACGCATCTCCGGGTCGCGGCTCAAATCGGTTGTCGTGACGGATTCGATCCAGCCAACCGAGCCGGTCGCGGCCTGCCCCAACATCCGCATCGTGCCGACCGCCCCGCTGTTTGCCCAGGCGATCATGAACATCTGGCAGGGCACCTCGGTCTCGTCGCTCTTCGAGCACGAGACGCTGGCGCCGATCTACGAAGGGCTCTACGCGCCGAACGGGGCCTGA
- a CDS encoding F0F1 ATP synthase subunit epsilon: MADTMQFDLVAPERRVASEQATQVVVPGFEGDLTAMPQHVPMITTLRPGILEVFTDKGSRKFAVTGGFAEIAADSATVLAERSLPVEDVTKEMLDEWVAEARAAHEEAHPDVVDASAKMLADMVAMGTHMGFEPST; this comes from the coding sequence ATGGCCGACACGATGCAATTCGATCTCGTCGCGCCCGAGCGGCGCGTGGCCTCGGAACAGGCGACGCAGGTTGTCGTTCCGGGGTTCGAGGGCGACCTGACCGCGATGCCGCAGCACGTTCCGATGATCACCACGCTGCGGCCCGGTATCCTCGAGGTGTTCACCGACAAGGGCAGCCGGAAATTCGCCGTCACCGGCGGCTTCGCCGAGATCGCCGCCGACAGTGCCACCGTGCTGGCGGAGCGGTCGCTCCCGGTCGAGGACGTCACCAAGGAGATGCTGGACGAGTGGGTGGCAGAGGCCCGCGCCGCCCACGAAGAGGCCCATCCCGACGTGGTCGACGCGTCGGCCAAGATGCTGGCCGACATGGTGGCGATGGGCACCCATATGGGGTTCGAGCCGTCCACCTGA
- the atpD gene encoding F0F1 ATP synthase subunit beta — protein MAQAVGKVTQVIGAVVDVQFEDHLPEILNALETDNNGKRLVLEVAQHLGESTVRAIAMDATEGLVRGQKVTDTGGPISVPVGDATLGRILNVIGDPIDEKGPIEANETRAIHQPAPDFSDQATSSEILVTGIKVIDLLAPYAKGGKVGLFGGAGVGKTVLIQELINNIAKVHSGLSVFAGVGERTREGNDLYHEMIESGVLTPDNLTDSKIALVYGQMNEPPGARARIALTGLTLAEQFRDATGADVLFFVDNIFRFTQAGSEMSALLGRIPSAVGYQPTLATDMGAMQERITSTKNGSITSIQAVYVPADDLTDPAPATTFAHLDATTVLNRAISELGIYPAVDPLDSTSRLMDPLIIGEEHYQVARDVQGILQRYKSLQDIIAILGMDELSEEDKLTVARARKIQRFLSQPFDVAKVFTGSDGVQVPLEKTIASFKAVVAGEYDHLPEAAFYMVGDIDEAVAKAEKMAAEAA, from the coding sequence ATGGCACAAGCTGTAGGCAAAGTGACCCAGGTGATCGGCGCCGTCGTCGACGTGCAGTTCGAGGATCACCTGCCCGAAATCCTGAACGCGCTCGAAACCGACAACAACGGCAAGCGGCTGGTGCTCGAGGTCGCCCAGCACCTCGGCGAAAGCACGGTGCGCGCGATCGCGATGGACGCGACCGAGGGGCTGGTGCGCGGCCAGAAGGTCACCGATACCGGCGGCCCGATCTCGGTGCCGGTGGGCGATGCGACCCTCGGCCGGATCCTGAACGTGATCGGCGACCCGATCGACGAGAAGGGTCCGATCGAGGCGAACGAGACCCGCGCGATCCACCAGCCTGCGCCCGATTTTTCGGACCAGGCGACGTCGTCCGAAATCCTCGTCACCGGCATCAAGGTCATCGACCTGCTGGCCCCCTATGCCAAGGGCGGCAAGGTGGGCCTCTTCGGCGGGGCCGGCGTTGGCAAGACGGTTCTGATCCAGGAGCTGATCAACAACATCGCCAAGGTGCACTCGGGGCTGTCCGTGTTCGCCGGTGTGGGCGAGCGCACCCGCGAGGGCAACGACCTCTATCACGAGATGATCGAGTCGGGCGTTCTGACACCCGACAACCTGACCGACTCGAAGATCGCTCTGGTCTACGGCCAGATGAACGAACCGCCGGGCGCCCGGGCCCGTATCGCTCTGACCGGCCTGACCCTGGCCGAGCAGTTCCGCGATGCCACCGGCGCCGACGTTCTGTTCTTCGTCGACAACATCTTCCGCTTCACTCAGGCGGGCTCGGAGATGTCGGCCCTTCTTGGCCGGATCCCCTCGGCGGTGGGCTATCAGCCGACGCTGGCGACCGACATGGGCGCGATGCAGGAACGCATCACGTCGACCAAGAACGGTTCGATCACCTCGATCCAGGCCGTGTACGTGCCCGCGGACGACCTGACCGACCCGGCGCCCGCCACGACCTTTGCCCACCTTGATGCCACCACGGTTCTCAACCGTGCGATCTCGGAACTCGGCATCTACCCGGCCGTGGACCCGCTCGACTCGACCTCGCGCCTGATGGATCCGCTGATCATCGGCGAAGAACACTATCAGGTGGCGCGCGACGTGCAGGGGATCCTGCAACGCTACAAGTCGCTGCAGGACATCATCGCGATCCTCGGCATGGACGAACTGTCGGAAGAGGACAAGCTGACCGTGGCCCGCGCCCGGAAGATCCAGCGCTTCCTCTCGCAGCCCTTCGACGTGGCCAAGGTGTTCACCGGCTCGGACGGCGTGCAGGTGCCGCTCGAAAAGACCATCGCGTCCTTCAAGGCCGTGGTCGCCGGCGAATACGACCACCTGCCCGAGGCCGCCTTCTACATGGTCGGCGATATCGACGAGGCGGTGGCCAAGGCCGAGAAGATGGCGGCCGAAGCGGCCTGA
- a CDS encoding F0F1 ATP synthase subunit gamma yields MPSLKDLKNRIDSVKSTRKITKAMQMVAAAKLRRAQEAAENARPYAAQMRKVMNGLAASATGAANAPRLLVGTGREDVHLLVVMTAERGLCGGFNASIAKLARARANQLIGAGKTVKILTVGRKGREQLKRDFGDMFVGHVDLSEVKRIGYANAREIAQDVIGRFDAGEFDVATIFFNTFKSVISQEPTEQQIIPAVFDEPEESATVYTYEPTEGEIMAELLPRNVATQIFAALLENGASEQGARMSAMDNATRNAGDMIDKLNLEYNRSRQAAITKELIEIISGAEAL; encoded by the coding sequence ATGCCGAGCCTCAAGGACCTCAAGAACCGGATCGACAGCGTCAAGTCGACGCGAAAGATCACGAAGGCCATGCAGATGGTCGCGGCGGCCAAGCTCCGCCGCGCCCAGGAGGCCGCCGAAAACGCGCGCCCCTATGCCGCGCAGATGCGCAAGGTGATGAACGGGCTGGCCGCCTCGGCCACCGGCGCCGCCAACGCGCCCAGGCTGCTGGTCGGCACCGGCCGCGAGGACGTGCATCTTCTCGTGGTCATGACCGCCGAGCGCGGTCTGTGCGGCGGGTTCAACGCGTCGATCGCGAAACTCGCCCGGGCGCGGGCGAACCAGCTGATCGGTGCCGGCAAGACGGTCAAGATCCTGACCGTGGGCCGCAAGGGTCGCGAACAGCTCAAGCGCGATTTCGGCGACATGTTCGTCGGCCATGTCGACCTCAGCGAGGTCAAGCGCATCGGCTATGCGAACGCGCGCGAGATCGCGCAGGACGTCATCGGCCGCTTCGACGCCGGCGAGTTCGACGTCGCGACGATCTTCTTCAACACGTTCAAGTCGGTGATCAGCCAGGAACCGACCGAGCAGCAGATCATCCCCGCGGTGTTCGACGAGCCCGAGGAGAGCGCGACCGTCTACACCTACGAGCCGACCGAGGGCGAGATCATGGCCGAGTTGCTGCCGCGCAACGTCGCCACGCAGATCTTTGCCGCGCTGCTGGAAAACGGCGCCTCGGAACAGGGCGCGCGGATGTCCGCCATGGACAACGCCACGCGCAATGCCGGCGACATGATCGACAAGCTGAACCTCGAGTACAACCGCTCGCGTCAGGCCGCGATCACCAAGGAACTGATCGAAATCATTTCGGGCGCCGAGGCGCTCTAG
- the atpA gene encoding F0F1 ATP synthase subunit alpha, with protein MGIQAAEISAILKEQIKNFGQEAEVAEVGRVLSVGDGIARVHGLDNCQAGEMVEFPGGIRGMALNLEADNVGIVIFGSDRDIKEGDTVKRTNSIVDVPVGDALLGRVVDALGNPIDNKGPIEAAERRVADVKAPGIIPRKSVHEPMATGLKSVDAMIPIGRGQRELIIGDRQTGKTAVALDTILNQKVYNEAAGDDEGKKLYCVYVAVGQKRSTVAQLVKKLEETGAMAYSIVVAATASDPAPMQYLAPYAATAMGEYFRDNGRHALMVYDDLSKQAVSYRQMSLLLRRPPGREAYPGDVFYLHSRLLERSAKMNEDFGAGSLTALPIIETQAGDVSAFIPTNVISITDGQIFLETDLFYQGIRPAVNTGLSVSRVGSSAQTDAMKSVAGKIKLELAQYREMAAFAQFGSDLDASTQRLLNRGARLTELMKQPQYSPLTNAEIVCVIFAGTNGYLDKIDAKDVTRYEADLLNYLRNKHQDLLDDITNNDRKVKGELQEKITAVLDEFAKTFA; from the coding sequence ATGGGTATCCAAGCAGCTGAGATCTCTGCGATCCTCAAGGAGCAGATCAAGAACTTCGGCCAGGAGGCCGAAGTCGCAGAGGTAGGCCGCGTGCTGTCGGTCGGCGACGGCATTGCCCGTGTTCACGGTCTCGACAACTGCCAGGCCGGCGAGATGGTGGAATTCCCCGGCGGTATCCGCGGCATGGCGCTCAACCTTGAGGCCGACAATGTCGGTATCGTGATCTTCGGCTCGGACCGGGACATCAAGGAAGGCGACACCGTCAAGCGCACCAACTCGATCGTGGACGTGCCTGTGGGCGACGCGCTGCTGGGCCGCGTGGTCGATGCGCTGGGCAACCCGATCGACAACAAGGGTCCGATCGAGGCCGCCGAGCGGCGCGTGGCCGACGTCAAGGCGCCGGGCATCATCCCGCGTAAATCGGTGCACGAGCCGATGGCCACCGGCCTGAAATCGGTCGACGCGATGATCCCGATCGGCCGCGGCCAGCGGGAGCTCATCATCGGCGACCGCCAGACCGGCAAGACCGCGGTGGCGCTCGACACGATCCTGAACCAGAAGGTCTATAACGAGGCCGCGGGCGACGACGAGGGCAAGAAGCTCTACTGCGTCTATGTCGCCGTCGGCCAGAAGCGGTCCACCGTCGCCCAGCTGGTCAAGAAGCTGGAAGAGACCGGCGCGATGGCCTACTCGATCGTCGTCGCCGCGACCGCGTCGGACCCCGCGCCGATGCAGTATCTCGCCCCCTACGCCGCGACCGCGATGGGCGAGTATTTCCGCGACAACGGCCGCCACGCGCTGATGGTCTACGACGACCTCTCGAAACAGGCCGTCTCCTACCGCCAGATGTCGCTGCTGCTGCGCCGTCCGCCGGGGCGCGAGGCCTACCCGGGCGACGTGTTCTACCTGCACTCCCGCCTGCTGGAACGCTCGGCCAAGATGAACGAGGATTTCGGCGCCGGCTCCCTGACCGCCCTGCCGATCATCGAGACCCAGGCCGGCGACGTCTCGGCCTTCATCCCGACCAACGTGATCTCGATCACCGACGGCCAGATCTTCCTCGAAACCGACCTGTTCTACCAGGGCATCCGCCCCGCGGTGAACACCGGCCTGTCGGTCTCGCGCGTGGGCTCGTCGGCCCAGACCGACGCGATGAAGTCGGTCGCCGGCAAGATCAAGCTGGAGCTTGCGCAGTACCGCGAGATGGCGGCCTTCGCGCAGTTCGGCTCTGACCTCGACGCCTCGACCCAGCGCCTGCTGAACCGCGGCGCGCGCCTGACCGAGCTGATGAAACAGCCGCAGTATTCGCCGCTGACCAATGCGGAAATCGTCTGCGTGATCTTCGCCGGCACCAACGGCTATCTCGACAAGATCGACGCCAAGGACGTGACCCGCTACGAGGCCGACCTGCTGAACTACCTGCGCAACAAGCACCAGGACCTGCTCGACGACATCACCAACAACGACCGCAAGGTGAAGGGCGAGTTGCAGGAGAAGATCACGGCCGTCCTCGACGAATTCGCCAAGACCTTCGCGTGA
- a CDS encoding F0F1 ATP synthase subunit delta has product MSEPASISSGIAARYATALFEIAKEANALAALEADIDMVEAALAESADFRDLISSPVYSREAQSAAVAALAPKMGLGEMTANTMRLMASKRRLFALPQLVVQLRDLIAREKGEVSAEVVSAKPLSDAQKARLAEALKANAGKDVKINVSVDEGLIGGLVVKLGSKMIDTSVRTRLNALQNTMKEVG; this is encoded by the coding sequence GTGTCCGAACCAGCCTCGATTTCGTCCGGCATCGCCGCGCGATACGCCACCGCTCTGTTCGAGATCGCCAAGGAAGCCAACGCCCTCGCGGCCCTGGAGGCCGATATCGACATGGTCGAGGCCGCGCTGGCCGAAAGTGCGGATTTCCGCGACCTGATCTCCTCGCCCGTCTATTCACGCGAGGCGCAGTCCGCCGCCGTCGCGGCGCTTGCGCCGAAGATGGGGCTGGGCGAGATGACGGCGAACACGATGCGGCTGATGGCCTCCAAGCGCCGCCTGTTCGCGCTGCCGCAACTGGTCGTGCAGCTGCGCGACCTGATCGCCCGCGAGAAGGGCGAGGTCAGCGCCGAGGTGGTCTCCGCCAAGCCGCTTTCCGACGCGCAGAAGGCCCGGCTCGCCGAGGCGCTCAAGGCCAATGCCGGCAAGGACGTCAAGATCAATGTCTCCGTCGATGAAGGTCTCATCGGCGGGCTCGTCGTCAAACTGGGCTCGAAGATGATCGACACCTCGGTCCGCACGCGGCTCAATGCACTCCAGAACACCATGAAAGAGGTCGGATAA